From a single Sorghum bicolor cultivar BTx623 chromosome 5, Sorghum_bicolor_NCBIv3, whole genome shotgun sequence genomic region:
- the LOC8060071 gene encoding dirigent protein 1: protein MDELYKHMLRSTVQVESPFVLHSLPDHTMAKRKLSTVQLQLILISMALATATATATTHLQFYVHDVVTATAGSPATAVHVARAMRPLPGVPNVRFGDTIVIDDPLTEGPDAASPAVGRVQGFYTFVDQHQLAVILSLNIVFTAGMHNGSYLVVQGKGAFFDEVTELAVSGGAGRFRGASGYGLLRTHSFDSGTNNAVVKIEIHLQMFQGSCEFTCESNLVPGTCAALTSMDMESLEM, encoded by the coding sequence ATGGACGAATTATATAAGCACATGCTGCGTTCCACGGTTCAAGTAGAAAGCCCCTTTGTCCTTCATTCTCTCCCTGATCACACCATGGCCAAAAGAAAGCTTAGTACCGTGCAGCTCCAACTGATACTTATCTCCATGGCGcttgccaccgccaccgccaccgccaccacgcACCTCCAGTTCTACGTGCACGACGTCGTGACGGCAACAGCAGGCAGCCCGGCAACGGCGGTGCATGTGGCGAGGGCCATGAGGCCGCTGCCAGGAGTCCCCAATGTCCGCTTCGGCGACACGATCGTGATCGACGACCCACTGACAGAAGGGCCCGACGCGGCGTCACCGGCAGTGGGGCGCGTGCAGGGGTTCTACACCTTTGTGGATCAGCACCAGCTGGCTGTGATACTCTCCCTGAACATAGTGTTCACGGCGGGGATGCACAACGGCAGCTACCTCGTCGTCCAGGGAAAGGGCGCCTTCTTTGACGAGGTCACGGAGCTGGCGGTCAGTGGCGGAGCCGGCAGGTTCCGTGGAGCCAGCGGTTACGGTCTGCTCAGGACGCACTCCTTCGACTCCGGCACCAACAACGCCGTGGTCAAGATCGAAATACACCTGCAAATGTTCCAGGGATCATGCGAATTCACCTGTGAATCGAACCTTGTTCCAGGGACATGTGCTGCTCTAACTAGTATGGACATGGAAAGTTTGGAGATGTAA